From a single Sporosarcina oncorhynchi genomic region:
- a CDS encoding DASS family sodium-coupled anion symporter: MSSETKPKRNLKPIWIALAFIAMITIVLLPTPDDLPIMGQRALAILAFAVILWVSEAVSYPVSAAMIISLIALLIGFSPDMANPENMVGTKGALKMALAGFSNSAVALVAAALFLAAAMQATNLHKRLALYILSKVGVKTGAIVFGAILVSVILAFFVPSATARAGAVVPILLGMVAAFGLPHNSRLGALLVITAVQSVSIWNVGIKTGAAQNMVALGFIEKEFGVSVAWSTWFLYAAPWSIIMSIVLYFVMIKLIKPETKVVEGGKELIQGQLKELGPMKAREIRLIVVSLLLLLFWSTEEKLHPLDTTTVTIIAIAILLAPKIGVFDWKTVEKLIPWGTIIVFAVGIALGTLLLDTDGAQWLSDKVFGAMGLDSMPLLATIALLSLFNILIHLGFASATSLSSALIPIFIALTTTIAIDANSVGFVLIQQFVISFGFLLPVSAPQNMLAYGTGAFTVKDFLKSGVPLTVIGYLLILLFSATYWKWIGLL; encoded by the coding sequence ATGTCTTCCGAGACAAAGCCGAAGCGTAATTTGAAGCCGATTTGGATTGCACTTGCATTCATTGCCATGATTACAATTGTCTTATTACCGACGCCCGATGATCTACCTATAATGGGGCAGCGAGCACTTGCCATTTTGGCCTTTGCCGTAATCTTGTGGGTGTCAGAAGCGGTTTCCTATCCTGTCAGTGCGGCAATGATTATTAGTTTAATCGCATTGCTAATCGGGTTTTCACCAGACATGGCAAACCCTGAAAATATGGTCGGAACGAAAGGCGCATTAAAAATGGCGCTTGCCGGATTCTCGAATTCTGCTGTCGCGCTTGTTGCTGCCGCTCTTTTCCTCGCCGCCGCAATGCAGGCAACGAATTTGCATAAGCGATTGGCATTATACATCTTATCGAAAGTCGGCGTAAAAACTGGCGCAATTGTATTCGGAGCGATCTTAGTATCGGTCATTCTTGCCTTTTTCGTACCTAGTGCCACTGCGCGTGCAGGTGCTGTCGTTCCCATCCTTCTTGGAATGGTGGCTGCTTTTGGGCTTCCTCATAATAGCCGGCTCGGCGCATTGCTTGTCATTACTGCCGTGCAATCCGTTTCCATCTGGAACGTCGGTATTAAGACCGGCGCTGCACAAAACATGGTTGCACTCGGATTCATCGAAAAAGAATTCGGCGTTTCCGTCGCTTGGAGCACCTGGTTCCTCTATGCAGCCCCATGGTCAATCATCATGTCGATTGTGCTCTATTTCGTCATGATTAAGTTAATTAAACCTGAAACGAAAGTCGTTGAAGGTGGTAAAGAATTGATACAGGGACAACTGAAGGAACTTGGCCCGATGAAAGCGCGGGAAATCCGTCTCATCGTTGTCTCCCTTCTACTTCTATTGTTCTGGTCGACGGAAGAGAAACTGCATCCGCTCGACACGACGACTGTAACGATTATCGCCATCGCTATTTTATTGGCACCTAAAATCGGTGTGTTTGACTGGAAGACCGTAGAGAAACTCATACCTTGGGGCACAATCATTGTCTTCGCAGTCGGGATAGCACTCGGTACACTTTTGCTCGATACTGACGGTGCTCAGTGGCTATCCGATAAAGTATTCGGTGCGATGGGACTCGATTCCATGCCATTACTTGCGACGATTGCATTGCTGTCACTGTTTAATATTCTGATTCATTTAGGATTTGCGAGTGCAACGAGTCTTTCCTCTGCGCTCATCCCGATTTTCATCGCGTTGACGACGACAATTGCCATCGATGCGAACAGTGTTGGATTTGTCCTCATTCAGCAATTCGTCATTAGCTTTGGATTCCTGCTTCCAGTGAGCGCACCCCAGAATATGCTTGCTTACGGAACAGGCGCCTTTACGGTAAAAGACTTCCTGAAGTCAGGTGTTCCGTTAACCGTCATCGGCTATCTGCTCATCCTGCTGTTTAGTGCGACTTACTGGAAATGGATCGGATTGTTGTAA
- a CDS encoding short-chain fatty acid transporter, with protein MKTLTRWSNTVMERYLPDPYIFVAILTLVVFLLGLGFTDSSPLDMVVHWGDGFWSLLAFTMQMVIVLVAGHVLASSPVFKKLLSSMAGLAKSPGSAILLVTVVSLIACWINWGFGLVIGALFAKEIAKKVTTVDYRLLIASAYSGFIIWHGGLGGSIPLSIATADHPFSGIMGVVPTSETIFSTYNLVIIAILFITVPLLNRFMMPKPKDTVSIDPKLLEEKIVVEQEELKTPASRLENSYILSMLIGALGLVYLVQHFAAKGFDLNLNIVNLIFFIMGIIFHGTPKRFLAAVANAVKTAGGIIIQFPFYAGIMGMMVASGLAGVMSEWFVSISTEATFPVFTFFAAGLVNFFVPSGGGQWAVQAPIMLEAAQTLGVSYSKTAMAIAWGDAWTNMIQPFWALPALAIAGLRAKDIMGYCVFVLILSGIVVSIGLYFF; from the coding sequence ATGAAAACACTCACACGATGGTCGAATACGGTTATGGAGCGCTACTTGCCGGATCCATACATATTTGTCGCTATTTTGACATTGGTCGTATTCTTGCTAGGGCTTGGTTTCACAGATTCCAGTCCGCTCGATATGGTCGTTCATTGGGGAGATGGTTTTTGGAGTCTACTAGCCTTCACAATGCAGATGGTCATTGTTTTGGTCGCAGGACATGTGCTCGCAAGCAGTCCTGTATTTAAAAAGTTATTAAGTTCAATGGCAGGTTTAGCGAAATCTCCGGGTTCCGCGATTCTTCTCGTCACAGTCGTATCATTAATTGCATGTTGGATTAACTGGGGATTCGGTCTAGTCATCGGTGCGCTATTCGCTAAAGAAATCGCCAAAAAAGTGACGACAGTCGATTACCGGCTTTTGATCGCAAGTGCCTATTCCGGCTTTATCATTTGGCATGGTGGACTTGGTGGATCGATTCCACTATCTATCGCAACTGCTGACCATCCATTCTCAGGAATCATGGGTGTCGTACCAACGTCTGAAACCATTTTTTCAACATACAATCTTGTTATTATTGCTATCTTATTTATTACCGTACCGTTGTTAAACCGTTTCATGATGCCTAAACCGAAAGATACGGTTTCTATCGATCCGAAATTATTGGAAGAAAAGATTGTAGTGGAACAAGAAGAACTTAAGACACCCGCATCACGCCTAGAGAACAGTTATATTCTTTCCATGCTAATTGGTGCTTTAGGTCTTGTATATCTTGTCCAGCACTTCGCTGCAAAAGGATTCGATTTGAACCTAAATATCGTCAACTTGATTTTCTTCATCATGGGAATCATTTTCCACGGTACACCTAAACGCTTCCTTGCAGCAGTGGCAAATGCAGTTAAGACTGCGGGCGGCATCATCATCCAGTTCCCTTTCTATGCAGGGATTATGGGTATGATGGTCGCGTCAGGACTTGCAGGCGTTATGTCAGAATGGTTTGTGAGCATTTCGACAGAAGCAACATTCCCGGTTTTCACATTCTTCGCAGCCGGTCTTGTTAATTTCTTCGTCCCTTCAGGAGGCGGACAATGGGCGGTTCAGGCACCAATCATGCTTGAAGCTGCACAAACACTTGGTGTCAGTTATTCGAAGACGGCGATGGCTATTGCTTGGGGCGATGCTTGGACGAATATGATCCAGCCATTCTGGGCATTGCCAGCGCTTGCGATTGCAGGTTTACGAGCAAAAGACATTATGGGGTATTGCGTATTCGTCCTCATTTTAAGCGGAATTGTTGTTAGTATCGGTCTTTATTTCTTTTAA